In Rhodopirellula sp. P2, the DNA window GCGTTCGTTGTGATTCAACTGAAGGGTTGGTTCCCTGGCGGATGGCAAATGCCTGTCGAAGCACTTGCCTACCTGGTGGTTTTGTTTGGCGTTTGTCTGCTGTGCCATGGCGAGACCGCCGCTCGAAAACCTGCCACCCAGCGATTGACCCAGTACTACGCTTTGATCTCGCTTGGCGGTGCCATGGGCGGGATTTTGGTGGCACTGATTTGTCCGTTGGTCTTCCAAGACTACCGCGAACTTCCGATTGCCATGTCGTTGTCGATTGGTGTGGTCGCGATCACGTTCTTGGCCTCTCGCTCTTGGTTGACGATGACCTGCGACTGGAAAATGTCCAAGGGGATCACCGGCTTGATCGTGGCGATCATTGGTTTCACCGCGGTGGTCACGACCATGACCAATCGCACGGATACGATCGACCAGCGTCGCAACTTCTTTGGAGTGCTCCGCGTTGAGAACGATGCCGAACGCATTCAGTTGGTTCATGGCAACACGGTTCACGGCATTCAGTTGCATGGTCCCGAGCGGATGACACCGACCTCCTACTTTGGTCACAGCAGCGGCGTGGGACGACTGATTCACGCGATGCAGGCCGAGTCGCCCGAGATGCGAATTGGGGTGATTGGTTTGGGATGCGGCGTGCTGGCGGCCTACGGACGTGAAGCCGACACGATGGACATGTACGAGATCAATCCCGATGTCCTGGCGATTGCCGAAGAACACTTCACCTTCCTGCGTGAATGCCCCGCCACGATGGAGCATCACTTGGGCGACGGGCGATTGTTGTTGGAAAGGCACACGGGCAAGCAGTTCGATTTGCTGATCCTGGATGCATTCAGCAGCGACGCGATTCCCGCTCACCTGTTGACGCTCGAAGCGATGCAGCTTTACCGGGAACGCTTGGCCGAGAACGGCGTGTTGGCCGTTCATGTGTCGAACAATCACTTGGACCTGGTGCCGCTGACGCATCGCTTGACGCAGGCGATTGGGTTGCCAAGCCGATTGATTCAGAACGATCATCGCGATCAGGTTTACACGCGTCCATCGCGTTGGGTCATCGCCGCGGACCGGGGAGAAGCATTCTGGGACTCTGAGTTCCTGTCGGTGGCTCAGAAGCCCGAATCGTCGGTGGTGGATTCCGCACCGCTGTGGACGGACCAGCACCACAATTTGGCGAGCGTGCTGATCTGGCCTTCGCTGTGACAGGAGCAGGCGGAGGGATTGTTTCTCAGCGAGCCCCCCGTGGCTGGCAGTTTGGGGGGGATCGGACTCCCAAAGAACTGCAAAGAATCGTCGAAACCAGGTTCTGACGGGCTTGACGCAACGCGAATCAAGTCGATAATCTGCGTCTTCACCCGGGGGATTAGCTCAGTTGGGAGAGCGACGCGCTGGCAGCGCGTAGGTCATCGGTTCAAGTCCGTTATCCTCCACTTCAAAGCCGCTTGTGATTTCACAAGCGGCTTTTTTTATGCGCCGAACTACTTGAATACCATCGATTGACGGCGTTTCGTGACTGCGGCCCAAACGTGGTGATGAAGTGTCGTGTCGGATTTCGCTCCATCTAACGGCCACCAACTACGCAGGCCAATAACCAACTCTCAAAACTCTCTGAAGAGCCTGCACAGACGACCAAGCGAACCAACCGAGGACGCCTTCCCAATCCAGACCGTCGAGGCTACCTGCGACCGGAAGTCGGCGACAAACGATTCGGTGCGTTGCGATCGATCGCAAGAACTGGATGTTCGCCGGCAGCGACCGAGGAGGGCAAATTGCGGCGACGCTGATGAGCTTGATCGCGACTTGCAAGTTGCTTGGCGTGGATCCCTCTCGGTGTCTTCGCGATCTGCTCTCAAAGCTGCCGAGCCATCAAGCCGGATCCCTGGACAAATTCCTGCCCGACCGCAGGCTGCCAGCTCACCCCGAAGCAAGCCTCACCGACCATGGCAAACAGAAATCGCACTGCTTCACCGAACGGATACCAGCGTGACGCGAACGCCTGGCAATGGACTCGATGAGGCAACGGGGCTCGGCGGCTGAGAGTTGCCCGACGGAACAGTTGGGGACAACTGTTCTACTCTGATGCCATGGAATGCCGGACCGGCAACGCACGAGCGATGCCGGGAGAAACAACTTTGGATTGCCGGAACGGCGCTTCGCTGGGTCCGGCCTACACCGCGACGGCAACACCCGTTCGTGCTCTTCGTGTCCTGCGTGGTTCACAAAAATCGAGGTTGCTCGCTGGCCGCCTGTATCCCACGAGCAAAGCTCGGGCAGAGTAGACCATTTGTCCCCCAATGTTTGCGTGCCAGGGTGGAGTCGTCGAGCAGCGTGACGCGAACGCCTGACAGTGAACTTGATGAGGCAACGGGATTTGGCGAAGCGACGAGGCTTGGAGCGTTCGTTGCCACCTGGAGCGTTTGTTGCCACCCACCTAACGATTGAACCGGTGATCGACCTCCGTTCAAATATCGACTTACGACTTAAATCGGTTGCCGGATAGGTTCTCAATGCTCATCTCGCCGGTGGACCGAATCTGAAGATATAATCCCGGAAAACTTCAATCAGCGATTTCGGCCTTCACGAGACATTGGGAAGCAAAACTTCGGGTCGGGCTTAATTCCGCATCTTCGAGCGTGACAGCAAACCATGATTCTTGCTGGCGAAATACTAACACCGAGTTCCTGCCTTCATTCATGCATTTGGTAAAGGAGTAGCCGAGATCGCCAAGCCGTTCTTCAAGGATACATCGCCCTTCCTTTTCAAAAAGGACCTTGTCTTCATCTGTCATGCAAGCATCTCGTTGGATTTTTAGTGGGTAATCACTGCAACTTGCCCATTGTAGATGTTGACGATTCCGTATCCATCAATCTCGATTTTGCCGGAAAAGTGAGCGTTGGGTGGCACCATCCGGGAACGGTGAGGACGGCTGTTCACCAGCATCGCCCCGGAGGGGGCCGTCGTTGTTAGCTCGGGGCGGAAGCCCCGAGACGGATAACGGAACACGGATGGTCGCCCCGGATGGGGCCGTTGTGGTCAATCATCGATCCGGTGACTGAGCGATTCAACGCTATGGCAAAGGTTCTCGTTCCACTCGATGGAACGAGAAACTTTCGGAAGATGGGTTGCTCGTCGGCGCCGGACTCATTGGTCGGATCAAACCATGTCCTTCAAAGCCTTTAGCGGCAGCACTTTGACCACGTTGCGGGCAGGCTTGGCCTTGAACACGGTTTCCTCTTTGGTGAAGGGGTTGATTCCCTTGCGGGCTTTCGTTGCCGGTTTGCGAACCACTTTCACTTTCATCAAGCTGGGCAGATTGAAAACACCGGGGCCTCGTCTTCCAAGGTTCTTCCCCATCAATGTGGAGAGCTCATCGAAAACACTCACGATCTCTTTTTTGGTCAGGCCCGTACCCTCTGCCAAAGCCGTGACAATCTCGGTTTTGGTCATCGCCTTCGCTGGCGCTGCCGTCTTCTTCTTCGCCGTTGCCTTTTTCTTTGCCATGTTCATTTCTTTGGAGTTGGTAGTTTAGGGAAGCGAAGGAAGCTATGTCTCGGCCTGATCAATGTCAAGTGACGCCGCCTGCAACTGCCGCCTCGGGTTTCAAGCCATCGGATCGCCAAAACAATCGCAGAACGACTCGCTAATCTCGTGAGCTACTGCAGACACGGGATCACCAACGCAGTGGGCGAAGGAATCAACAGCAGGATCATGTCCATCACGCGTCGCGTCAGTGGCCATCGAAACCGAGAAAACTTCAAGACAGCGATCTACTTTCACTGTGGTGGACTCGATCTCTACCCACGACAAATCCGGATGGACCCCTTTTGAGAGCACGGTCTTTTGAGAGCACGGTATGGTTCGCTGAACGAATCCAGGAAATCGAGCACGCGAACGCTGCCCACTTCTTTGCTCACTCGACAAGGGAATAGAGGGTGCGGCTTTCCTGCTTCAGCTTGCCCTGCCGGGCCAGTTCTTTCCAGACCGCACTGGCGAATTGGTCGGGAGGTGTGATGGCAGCGACACCGGATTTTTGGCCCGATGACATCGGCCCATAACCCAAACGCGATTCGTCATCCAAGCGAGTGAGTTTCAGACGTTTTCGAAAGGCTTTCATGGCCAATCGTAGTTCCTCGCCAGACGGAGGCTCGGGGGTGGAAGCAGCATCCAGATCGGTCATGGGGGTCCCTTTGAATTGGAAAGTTGTGGAGATGCAAGTTTGAATGGAGTTCTAAACGGACTCCGAGGTTGGAACTTCGAATCCCTTGTTGTTGGGATCTTTTAACAGATGGTTTGCTTGCTCAGCAAACTGTCCTGTGTGCCGTTCCGATACCGGATCGAATTGCAACGTGTCGTTGTGCTGGATCAGCAAAAAGGTTGGGTTCCGTGACATTGCTCACGGGACCCGCCACTCATACGCGACGAATGCTCTCACGCAAGGTGGAGTGGACCCTGTGCCGTTGGCGCATCGAATGGGACACGAAGTGTGCTGGTTCAGCGGGAATTGGAAATCGACCGATGGCTTGAAACGTAATTTGATGGCGTCCTCCCGCCTCGTGATCCACGCATCCTGTGTGGAAGGTTTTTCGCTTTGTGGCGTATCCCGAAAGGGAAAGGTGGCGGTCATCGACTGGCGACAACCGCCTGCCTTTCGGTCGACGCACTTGATGCGGCGCTCAGGTTGCACCTCTGCAGAGCCCTCTCCTCCGACCAAGCGTAGACATTCTCGTCTGATCATCCGGCAACTGCAAGTTCGCTGTCACGACTGCGCGACGTCGAACGCCGACGCATCAATTATCGCCGAGTCCGCACTCGTCGTCGTAATTTTTGCTGTTGGCATGAAGTCTTGCCCTGTTATTTTGCCCCCGGCTTGACGCCAGTTCTTGACCAGTTTGTACGCATGCCGTACCGTTCTAGAGGGTGCCCGACAATCCGACCAAGGGAGAAGGCAATGCGATTTGGCGAACGAGTGAGGCAACTGCGATTTCAACGCAAATTGACCCAACAGAAACTCGCCGATCTCGTGGGTGTGAGCTTGTCTTACGTAAACAAGGTCGAGAATGGACGGCTGACCGCTGGCGACTACCCGAGCGAAGCTTTTGTTCACAAACTCGCAGATGCACTGGACGCCGATGAGGACGAATTGTTGATGCTGACGGATCGAGTGCCTGTGGTGATTCGCCAGAGAGCGTTGCAGTGCCCGAAAGAATTTATGTTCCTGGCGACTCTTGATGACGTTTTGCTTGAGCAGGCAATCCAGTCAATCAAAAGCCAAGCATCAATTGATCAATAGCTTGTTGGTAACAGTCCCCAATAACCCCACTGACTTGCCAGAATGAACACACGGAAGCTATCGATCATTTTTTCAACTGCTGTGTTTGGCTTGCTCACGGGATACCTGTCAGGCTTGGCGACGGAAGTCATCAAGTGAATGAAGACACGGATAGCGAAATGCTCTCAGAGGCGTCCACCGAGATGGGCTTTGAACCCGCACGGTTTCAAGGAACACTTGATCTACCCGAAGGTGACGACCGGCAAGTCAAGGATGCAGCTGTCGCAGTTCGACAAGAGTACCGTGATGGGTCACGGTGGAAACGCCTGAACTGCCACCGGGTCAGCATCTTTGCTGAGAAAGATCGTGGGACGATTTTTGTCGTTCATGTCGGCTCATCGGTCGAGTTTGATTGGACATGGGAAGGAGCGAAAGCTTTTCGCCCGAAGTCGCTTGACGACGATGAACGTTACTCGGATCAACTCTATGAAGAGGCCGACTACGAAGACGACATTGTTTGGTCGGGTGAGATCGTCGAAGTGGACGAGCGGAATGGTTGCCTGTTCATCAGTCTTGATGATCCTGAGATGCCCCCAACGGCAGGACCGTTCTTTGTTCGTCCGTTCGAGTTCATGTCGGTCTTGGACGCCATTTACAACGGAGATGAGTTGGAAGAGGTTCGGAGGCATCTCCCGGCGAGATTGAACGCCAGCGAGGGCGATGTGCATCCGAGAGTGGCTCAGCCGTGTGAGCACAGCTTGCATCACTTGCGAGATTGGTGGCAGCACTCTTGGAGCATTCTTTGGGGACCGCCCGGCACCGGCAAAACCTGGACGACTGGACAGCAAATCGCAACGGTCATGCAAGATGAGAGCGAGCGAGTTCTGGTGGTATCGACAACCAACCGGGCAACCGATGCCGTCGCAATCTCCATCGGCGAAGCGGCAAAGGAATTCTGCCCTGATGAATTCGATGATGGCACGCTGCTGAGAATCGGGAAGGGGGCGTCGTATCAAACGTTCGTTGGTAAAGAACTCGATTCGATGCTCAGGGGAACTGAGTCGGAAATCTTGTCGCAGATCGATGGGCTTGCACAGCAACTTCAACTTTTTGAATCGTCTGAAGACAAAGCTCTCACACGAAAGAAGATTGGTGAACTGCGAACGTCTGGCAACGACCAAAGCAGCCGCATCTTCGTGGACGCTGAACGAAGAG includes these proteins:
- a CDS encoding HU family DNA-binding protein, with amino-acid sequence MAKKKATAKKKTAAPAKAMTKTEIVTALAEGTGLTKKEIVSVFDELSTLMGKNLGRRGPGVFNLPSLMKVKVVRKPATKARKGINPFTKEETVFKAKPARNVVKVLPLKALKDMV
- a CDS encoding helix-turn-helix domain-containing protein produces the protein MRFGERVRQLRFQRKLTQQKLADLVGVSLSYVNKVENGRLTAGDYPSEAFVHKLADALDADEDELLMLTDRVPVVIRQRALQCPKEFMFLATLDDVLLEQAIQSIKSQASIDQ
- a CDS encoding transposase domain-containing protein, producing the protein MFAGSDRGGQIAATLMSLIATCKLLGVDPSRCLRDLLSKLPSHQAGSLDKFLPDRRLPAHPEASLTDHGKQKSHCFTERIPA
- a CDS encoding fused MFS/spermidine synthase, with the translated sequence MPSCTSDVSGSNSLPTTSSKQTTSWFVFAGATLLGAFLVFQVQPVISKCVLPWFGGTPAVWTTCLLFFQVLLFAGYLYAHCLRRFLPPAMQGVVHLVLLCAAAWSLPIAPSDAWKPVGTEDPTWALLWLLTAHVALPYFVLSSTGPLVQAWLSYENQSSSVYRLYALSNAGSLVALLSYPFVVEPLLSIEQQSVVWSLAFYAFVIVDGWLAISLLRRRKSQSIGTSENSVATEAVSAKLRLADWSVWVGLPALASVMLLVVTSHVCQDIAVMPFLWVLPLSLYLLSFIISFDSPTWYRPKLISAFTGLAFVVIQLKGWFPGGWQMPVEALAYLVVLFGVCLLCHGETAARKPATQRLTQYYALISLGGAMGGILVALICPLVFQDYRELPIAMSLSIGVVAITFLASRSWLTMTCDWKMSKGITGLIVAIIGFTAVVTTMTNRTDTIDQRRNFFGVLRVENDAERIQLVHGNTVHGIQLHGPERMTPTSYFGHSSGVGRLIHAMQAESPEMRIGVIGLGCGVLAAYGREADTMDMYEINPDVLAIAEEHFTFLRECPATMEHHLGDGRLLLERHTGKQFDLLILDAFSSDAIPAHLLTLEAMQLYRERLAENGVLAVHVSNNHLDLVPLTHRLTQAIGLPSRLIQNDHRDQVYTRPSRWVIAADRGEAFWDSEFLSVAQKPESSVVDSAPLWTDQHHNLASVLIWPSL
- a CDS encoding transposase — translated: MAKTIAERLANLVSYCRHGITNAVGEGINSRIMSITRRVSGHRNRENFKTAIYFHCGGLDLYPRQIRMDPF